In Synergistota bacterium, one genomic interval encodes:
- a CDS encoding sigma-70 family RNA polymerase sigma factor produces the protein MSQGKGELIVKAQNGSSEAWNEIVKMYMPLIRSIVQRYFVPNMDKEDLLQEGMFGLFKAVNSFDIHKNKDFDLFLEVCVERQLITALRRATRQKDIPSSHYVPLEENININSLLREDEPVSVYYEIEKSLSELERMILKRYLEGKSYIEIAKELGCNSKAVDNALQRVKKKLRKMFDSLSL, from the coding sequence GTGTCTCAAGGAAAGGGAGAACTGATAGTAAAGGCCCAAAATGGTTCTTCTGAAGCATGGAATGAAATAGTAAAGATGTATATGCCTCTTATTAGGTCTATAGTGCAAAGGTATTTTGTTCCAAATATGGATAAAGAAGACCTCCTCCAGGAAGGAATGTTTGGTTTATTTAAAGCAGTTAATTCATTTGATATTCATAAAAATAAAGATTTTGATCTTTTTCTGGAAGTGTGCGTTGAAAGACAACTTATAACTGCCTTAAGACGTGCCACTAGACAAAAAGATATCCCTTCCTCTCATTATGTTCCTTTAGAGGAAAACATAAATATTAATTCTTTATTGAGAGAGGATGAACCGGTTAGCGTATACTATGAGATTGAAAAAAGCTTAAGTGAATTGGAGAGGATGATTCTTAAAAGGTATTTAGAAGGCAAAAGCTATATTGAAATTGCTAAAGAGCTTGGATGTAATTCTAAAGCTGTCGATAACGCTCTCCAACGAGTAAAGAAGAAGCTTAGGAAGATGTTTGATTCTCTTTCTCTCTGA
- a CDS encoding folate family ECF transporter S component, with amino-acid sequence MRFSTSTMVHASILIAISIVLTRFASFMLTPYIRLGFGPVPIYIGGILFGPWVGAIIGALADIVGFWFNTFGAAFPNPFITLASLCRGLLPPLFLKALGAKQLTFRSLIISIILTEIVAGLGLTTYGLTLIYKVPFSVLIVPRLISTSLLVIIYSLLIYAIATKLLATKVFHKEFSTTK; translated from the coding sequence ATGAGGTTTTCAACCTCAACTATGGTCCACGCCAGCATCCTCATAGCTATAAGTATTGTTCTCACTCGATTTGCAAGCTTTATGCTAACACCTTACATAAGACTTGGCTTTGGTCCCGTTCCCATATACATCGGTGGTATACTCTTTGGCCCATGGGTTGGAGCAATAATTGGAGCACTTGCTGACATTGTAGGCTTCTGGTTCAATACCTTCGGTGCTGCCTTTCCCAATCCCTTCATAACTTTGGCATCCTTATGCAGAGGGCTACTACCTCCACTATTTTTGAAAGCCTTAGGTGCAAAACAACTTACTTTTCGTTCACTCATAATATCCATAATATTAACAGAAATTGTGGCAGGCTTAGGTCTTACAACTTACGGACTCACCTTAATATATAAGGTTCCATTCTCTGTGCTCATCGTTCCGAGACTTATATCTACGTCTCTTCTGGTCATCATCTACTCTTTATTGATCTATGCAATAGCAACAAAACTCCTAGCTACCAAAGTTTTTCACAAGGAATTTTCCACAACTAAATAA
- the ispD gene encoding 2-C-methyl-D-erythritol 4-phosphate cytidylyltransferase — translation MFFKRVYAVVLAGGEGKRFDNSFPKQFFKIGEKSILEWAVEPFEVSKSINEIILVVNDKYMDFARSLFKGPKYKKISKFIAGGKTRQESSRLGLENICDEDGVVLIHDAVRPFVLVEDIERLITELRSFKAVTLAIPAKETIAFAKDLVVENIPPRDRMFIIQTPQGFHLSLIKEAHRKALEDGFIEASDDCSLILRYFKEENIRLVIGNIWNIKITYAFDLKLAQALLSEGLIGGT, via the coding sequence ATGTTCTTTAAAAGAGTTTATGCTGTAGTTTTAGCTGGGGGAGAGGGAAAAAGATTCGATAATAGCTTTCCTAAGCAGTTTTTTAAGATTGGTGAAAAAAGCATCTTAGAGTGGGCTGTAGAACCTTTTGAAGTTAGTAAAAGTATTAATGAGATTATTCTTGTTGTAAATGATAAATATATGGATTTTGCAAGAAGTTTATTCAAAGGTCCAAAATATAAAAAGATAAGTAAATTCATTGCTGGTGGGAAAACAAGGCAGGAAAGCTCTCGACTTGGTTTGGAAAACATTTGCGATGAAGATGGGGTTGTTTTAATACATGATGCAGTTCGTCCTTTCGTTTTGGTTGAAGATATAGAAAGACTTATAACAGAGCTTAGATCGTTTAAAGCAGTAACCTTAGCTATACCCGCAAAGGAAACTATAGCTTTTGCCAAAGATCTTGTGGTAGAAAATATTCCTCCTCGTGATAGAATGTTCATTATTCAAACTCCTCAGGGTTTTCATCTTTCTTTAATAAAAGAGGCCCATCGTAAAGCTTTAGAAGATGGATTTATTGAAGCTTCTGACGATTGTAGCTTAATTTTAAGGTATTTTAAGGAGGAGAATATAAGATTGGTTATTGGTAATATATGGAATATAAAAATAACCTATGCTTTTGACTTAAAATTAGCACAAGCTTTACTCTCAGAGGGGCTAATAGGGGGCACCTAA
- the recA gene encoding recombinase RecA, with amino-acid sequence MAPEREKILKEAVARIEKEFGKGAIMRLGEESLAPVEVIPSGILPLDIALGVGGFPRGRIVEIFGPEGSGKTTVALYLIASAQKMGGVAAFIDAEHALDPRYAKGLGIRVEDLLLSQPDSGEQALEIVETLVRSGAVDVIVVDSVAALVPQAEIEGAMGEAHVALQARLMSQALRKLTAAVGKTKAIVVFINQIREKVSTGYQVGPVETTPGGRALKFYSSLRLDVRKGEAIKRNQEQIGARIRVKVVKNKVAPPFKEAEFDLIYGLGIPKASSVLEAALLVGVVKQSGSWFYFRDERLGQGKEAVRSYLETTPELIDDIERAVLEKLRGEEKKGQVQELSRKEALFDEKG; translated from the coding sequence ATTGCTCCTGAAAGGGAAAAGATACTCAAGGAAGCGGTGGCAAGAATAGAAAAGGAATTTGGTAAGGGAGCTATAATGAGGTTGGGAGAAGAAAGTTTAGCTCCTGTTGAGGTTATTCCATCGGGGATTCTTCCTCTCGATATAGCATTGGGAGTAGGGGGTTTTCCTCGAGGAAGAATAGTAGAAATATTTGGTCCTGAAGGATCTGGTAAGACTACGGTTGCTCTTTATCTTATAGCTTCTGCACAGAAGATGGGTGGAGTAGCAGCTTTTATAGATGCGGAACATGCGCTCGATCCTCGTTATGCTAAAGGCTTAGGAATTAGGGTTGAAGACCTCCTACTTTCTCAGCCTGATAGTGGAGAACAGGCCTTAGAGATAGTTGAGACTTTGGTGAGAAGCGGAGCGGTCGATGTTATAGTGGTTGATTCTGTAGCTGCGCTTGTACCACAAGCGGAGATAGAGGGCGCTATGGGAGAGGCTCACGTTGCCTTGCAAGCAAGACTTATGTCTCAGGCTTTGAGGAAGCTAACAGCCGCTGTGGGTAAAACCAAAGCTATAGTGGTATTCATAAACCAGATAAGGGAAAAAGTTTCCACTGGATATCAGGTTGGTCCTGTTGAGACAACCCCAGGGGGTAGGGCTTTAAAGTTTTACTCTTCTCTTAGGCTTGATGTTAGAAAAGGAGAGGCAATAAAGAGGAATCAAGAACAGATAGGTGCAAGGATAAGGGTTAAAGTAGTGAAAAATAAGGTTGCTCCTCCTTTTAAAGAGGCCGAGTTTGACTTAATCTATGGTTTGGGAATTCCAAAGGCTTCAAGTGTTCTTGAAGCAGCTTTACTAGTTGGGGTAGTCAAGCAAAGTGGTTCTTGGTTTTACTTTAGAGATGAACGCCTCGGTCAAGGAAAAGAGGCCGTGAGGAGTTACCTTGAGACTACACCGGAGCTGATAGATGATATAGAGAGAGCTGTCTTAGAAAAGTTGAGAGGAGAAGAGAAAAAAGGGCAAGTTCAGGAGCTATCCCGGAAGGAAGCTCTATTTGATGAGAAAGGCTAG
- a CDS encoding AAA family ATPase — protein MSSLELSYEELRVKCPLNVFDFRTTEDIEPLSKGIIGQDRVAKAAHFGLRVKSPGYNLFFVGITGTGRTTYAKKIAQEIALTEPVPSDWCYVYNFKNPSRPIALSFPAGKGREFKKDIEELLDELKARIPKAFEGEEFEARKRLVFKELQEQVNELMEALNREAELLGFALKRTPTGFINVPLVDGREMTQEEFNALPLEKKKELEARSLELHERTMQIMREVQRLEKGARERIKRLEKELCIFVIGGLFKDLKEKYVDLPKVVAFLEDMMEDVVEHLHDFLITAEEGEPHKKAPPSFDKYRVNLLVDNSRLEGAPVVFESNPTYYNLVGKLEYEQRMGFLVTDFTKIKAGAIHRANGGYLILNVIDVLRNFGSWDALKRVLKTGEIRVENIAEHVGLIPVSGLVPEPIPVKVKVLLIGSPWIYHLLSLFDEDFKKLFKIKVDFDVEMERNENNIKEVCRFISSYCREEGLLHCDKTALAALIDYSSELAEDQRKLSTRFSDIITVLIEADAWARMDGSNYIEDKHVKKAIEEKIYRENRYEEKLKEMFARDQIIIEAEGEKVGQINGLAILNVGDYSFGKPSRITATVHLGQRGVINIERESRMSGKIHDKGVMILSNYMASRYAKDFPLTLSASICFEQLYEGIEGDSASAAELYALLSAISGIPLRQDIAITGSVDQKGNIQPIGGVNKKIAGFFDFCRIKGLTGRQGVIIPYRNKENLMLREDIVEAVKEGKFHIYAIRTIDEGIEILTGLNPQRFHEEVEKKLREMAETLREWGRKKVEKEEKREEEEKDEGERNKGIIL, from the coding sequence GTGTCTTCATTGGAATTATCTTATGAGGAACTTAGGGTTAAATGTCCCTTAAATGTTTTTGACTTCAGAACTACCGAAGATATAGAGCCATTGAGTAAAGGCATAATTGGACAGGATAGAGTGGCTAAGGCTGCCCATTTTGGGCTAAGGGTGAAGAGTCCAGGGTATAATCTCTTTTTTGTTGGAATTACAGGTACTGGGAGAACGACTTATGCGAAGAAAATAGCACAGGAGATCGCCCTAACTGAGCCTGTTCCTTCTGATTGGTGTTATGTTTATAACTTTAAAAATCCTTCAAGACCGATAGCTTTATCCTTTCCGGCGGGTAAGGGAAGAGAGTTTAAGAAAGATATTGAGGAGCTTCTTGATGAGCTTAAAGCTAGAATTCCTAAAGCTTTTGAAGGAGAAGAGTTTGAAGCGAGGAAGAGGCTTGTCTTTAAGGAACTTCAGGAGCAAGTTAACGAGCTTATGGAAGCATTAAATAGAGAGGCGGAACTCCTTGGTTTTGCTTTGAAGAGAACTCCAACAGGGTTCATAAATGTTCCATTGGTTGATGGAAGGGAAATGACGCAGGAGGAGTTTAATGCTCTTCCTCTTGAAAAGAAGAAGGAATTAGAAGCAAGATCTCTAGAGCTTCATGAGAGAACGATGCAGATTATGAGAGAGGTTCAAAGATTAGAGAAGGGAGCAAGAGAAAGGATAAAGCGTTTAGAGAAAGAGTTGTGTATTTTTGTTATCGGTGGGTTGTTTAAGGATTTGAAAGAAAAGTATGTGGATCTTCCAAAAGTTGTTGCTTTCCTTGAAGATATGATGGAGGATGTGGTTGAACACCTACATGATTTTCTCATAACTGCTGAAGAGGGGGAACCGCACAAGAAAGCGCCTCCATCATTTGATAAATACAGGGTTAATCTTCTTGTTGATAACTCTCGCCTTGAAGGAGCACCTGTTGTTTTTGAAAGTAACCCTACTTATTACAATCTGGTTGGTAAACTTGAATACGAGCAGAGAATGGGATTCTTAGTCACTGATTTCACTAAAATAAAAGCAGGGGCTATTCATAGGGCTAACGGTGGTTATCTTATACTTAACGTTATAGATGTCTTAAGGAATTTTGGATCATGGGATGCTTTAAAGAGAGTTCTCAAAACAGGGGAAATAAGGGTAGAAAATATAGCAGAACACGTAGGATTAATACCTGTGTCTGGTTTGGTTCCGGAGCCTATACCCGTAAAGGTTAAAGTTTTACTTATTGGATCTCCGTGGATATATCATCTTCTTTCGCTCTTTGATGAAGACTTTAAAAAGCTTTTTAAAATAAAGGTGGACTTTGATGTGGAAATGGAGAGGAATGAAAATAATATAAAAGAAGTTTGTAGGTTTATCTCTTCTTATTGTCGTGAGGAAGGATTACTACATTGTGATAAAACTGCGTTAGCTGCATTGATAGATTATAGTAGTGAGCTTGCTGAAGATCAGAGGAAACTTTCGACAAGATTTAGTGATATTATAACGGTCTTGATTGAGGCTGATGCATGGGCTCGGATGGATGGTAGCAATTACATAGAGGATAAGCATGTTAAAAAGGCTATAGAGGAAAAAATATATCGCGAGAATAGATATGAAGAAAAGTTAAAAGAAATGTTTGCGAGAGATCAGATAATTATAGAAGCGGAAGGAGAGAAGGTCGGACAAATAAATGGGCTTGCTATTCTTAATGTTGGGGACTATTCTTTTGGCAAGCCCAGTAGGATAACAGCTACGGTTCATCTTGGTCAGCGTGGAGTTATAAATATAGAAAGAGAGAGCAGAATGAGCGGGAAAATTCATGATAAAGGTGTTATGATTCTTTCCAACTATATGGCATCCCGATATGCTAAGGATTTTCCTTTAACCCTTTCTGCAAGTATATGCTTTGAACAGCTTTACGAGGGAATCGAAGGAGATAGTGCTTCTGCAGCGGAGCTATATGCTTTACTTTCTGCTATCTCTGGAATTCCATTAAGGCAGGATATAGCTATCACTGGTTCTGTAGATCAGAAGGGTAACATACAACCAATAGGTGGTGTAAACAAGAAAATAGCTGGTTTCTTTGATTTTTGTAGAATAAAGGGATTGACAGGTAGACAAGGTGTAATAATTCCTTATAGAAATAAAGAAAACCTTATGCTAAGGGAAGATATAGTTGAAGCTGTTAAGGAAGGAAAGTTTCACATCTATGCTATAAGGACCATAGATGAGGGTATCGAGATTCTTACAGGTTTGAACCCGCAGAGGTTTCACGAAGAGGTAGAAAAGAAACTCAGGGAGATGGCTGAAACTCTGAGAGAGTGGGGGAGGAAGAAAGTAGAGAAAGAGGAGAAAAGAGAAGAGGAGGAAAAAGATGAAGGGGAGCGAAATAAAGGGATTATCCTCTAG
- a CDS encoding C-GCAxxG-C-C family protein: MVKKLDWIKLEKNESIYRDPNVPPASKEKITDAIARSAYTYHHAYSGCTRAVLLALNAHLNLAPEEAFKYCFSACSTLPGGVARMGEVCGALTGALLAIGLAFGPQKPQDIKSYDRALKIGAQLFTKFKETFNHVRCQEILEELFGKSPNFWNSQERIEWIKAGGLETCSLLCAETARMAAEIIIDIREKENQTSS, encoded by the coding sequence TTGGTTAAAAAACTTGATTGGATAAAGCTGGAGAAAAACGAATCAATTTATAGGGATCCAAACGTACCCCCTGCCTCCAAGGAAAAAATCACCGACGCTATAGCACGATCAGCTTATACTTACCATCATGCTTATAGCGGCTGCACACGCGCAGTTTTACTAGCACTTAACGCTCACTTAAATCTGGCTCCTGAAGAAGCTTTCAAGTATTGCTTTAGCGCCTGTTCAACCTTACCTGGCGGTGTAGCAAGGATGGGAGAAGTATGTGGCGCATTGACAGGAGCTTTACTAGCTATAGGGCTTGCCTTCGGCCCCCAAAAACCCCAAGATATTAAAAGCTATGACAGAGCTCTAAAAATAGGAGCTCAACTATTCACAAAGTTTAAAGAAACATTTAACCATGTAAGGTGTCAAGAAATTCTAGAAGAGCTTTTTGGGAAAAGCCCGAACTTTTGGAACTCTCAAGAAAGGATAGAATGGATAAAAGCCGGTGGTCTTGAAACATGCTCTTTACTATGCGCAGAAACAGCAAGAATGGCTGCAGAAATAATCATAGATATCAGAGAGAAAGAGAATCAAACATCTTCCTAA
- a CDS encoding biotin--[acetyl-CoA-carboxylase] ligase encodes MKGSEIKGLSSRVCQIIYIESIDSTQEEAKRLYREGKLCDGTIIWAGEQTCGRGRHGKKWISPQGRGLWFTFAFRPKLEGNELNLLSLVTALAVVDALSELGLNALVKWPNDVLLSGKKVCGILIEGLFNGRELDYCLLGVGLNLRDISDVPDSTSLESEIGFPVKEEVILSIMINNIFRELESLWFRKKEVLSRYKSICINLGREIVFKREGKLFKGEALDINDDGRLIVKVDDNLELLCSEVVESVR; translated from the coding sequence ATGAAGGGGAGCGAAATAAAGGGATTATCCTCTAGAGTTTGTCAAATTATTTATATTGAAAGTATAGATTCTACACAAGAGGAGGCTAAGAGGCTTTATAGAGAGGGAAAGCTTTGTGATGGAACTATTATATGGGCTGGGGAGCAAACCTGTGGAAGAGGGCGACACGGGAAGAAATGGATTTCTCCCCAAGGAAGGGGTTTGTGGTTTACTTTTGCTTTTAGGCCTAAATTGGAGGGAAACGAACTTAATCTTTTGAGTTTGGTAACAGCTTTGGCTGTAGTTGATGCTCTTAGCGAATTAGGTTTAAATGCCCTGGTTAAATGGCCAAATGATGTTCTTTTATCGGGTAAAAAGGTCTGTGGAATTCTAATAGAAGGATTATTTAATGGTAGAGAACTAGATTATTGTCTTTTAGGGGTAGGTTTGAATCTGAGAGATATTTCCGACGTTCCTGATTCTACTTCTCTTGAAAGTGAGATCGGTTTTCCAGTTAAAGAGGAGGTTATTCTTAGTATTATGATAAATAATATCTTTAGGGAGTTGGAGAGTTTATGGTTCAGGAAGAAAGAAGTTTTGTCTCGCTATAAATCAATTTGTATTAACCTCGGAAGAGAGATCGTTTTTAAAAGGGAAGGTAAGCTTTTTAAAGGGGAAGCTTTAGATATCAACGATGATGGGAGACTGATAGTCAAAGTGGATGATAATCTTGAACTTCTTTGTTCTGAAGTGGTAGAAAGTGTGAGGTGA
- a CDS encoding SurA N-terminal domain-containing protein, with protein MFKTLRNQMKLIFIIVTIFFALSIYIGYDIYTRGKGSPTHSPSTTAAIVNGVPISTALLNAAIRNELSNYKAEDLKKLTKEDFENIRRNVLQALINYELVYQEAIKEGLKPSSKEIDDAISNIEKRFSTKEEFLNFLQRQGISLADLRKGLERELTVNKILRKIQENVVIDENQIRSIYEKHKDALVEPKKFEIAYKVFNEFQKAEEFYKQLKSGKKWEEIEPEIKPQARSLYELPKSFSENEGELKENSPFLIKGEETSWVGYVFSIIPPRQKSYEEVKKQLESILKYTEGLEAQRKFILSLREKADIKYPDPSLAPLPPSQDKKAESEEEKLTKESTPVKDSIEKSSTETKSEETERKTPKENQNKQ; from the coding sequence ATGTTCAAAACATTAAGAAACCAGATGAAGCTAATATTTATAATAGTTACTATTTTCTTCGCCCTATCCATATACATAGGATATGACATCTATACACGAGGAAAAGGATCCCCAACACATTCTCCATCTACCACAGCAGCCATAGTTAATGGAGTACCTATATCAACAGCTCTTCTTAATGCAGCTATAAGAAATGAGCTATCAAATTATAAAGCAGAAGACTTAAAGAAATTAACAAAGGAAGATTTTGAAAATATTAGAAGAAATGTATTACAGGCTCTTATAAATTATGAACTTGTATATCAGGAAGCCATAAAAGAGGGACTTAAACCGTCCTCTAAAGAAATAGACGACGCTATAAGCAACATTGAAAAAAGATTCTCAACTAAAGAAGAATTCTTAAACTTTCTTCAGAGACAAGGAATATCTCTAGCAGATCTGAGGAAAGGATTAGAAAGGGAGCTAACTGTCAATAAAATATTAAGAAAAATCCAAGAAAACGTTGTAATCGATGAAAATCAAATTAGAAGCATATATGAAAAACACAAAGATGCCTTAGTTGAACCTAAAAAGTTTGAAATAGCTTACAAAGTCTTTAACGAATTCCAAAAAGCAGAAGAATTTTACAAACAACTAAAAAGCGGCAAAAAGTGGGAGGAAATAGAACCAGAGATAAAACCCCAAGCCAGGAGCTTATATGAACTACCTAAATCCTTCTCAGAAAACGAGGGAGAGCTCAAAGAAAATTCTCCCTTCCTCATAAAAGGCGAAGAAACCTCATGGGTTGGATATGTTTTTTCAATAATACCACCTCGTCAAAAAAGCTATGAGGAGGTAAAAAAGCAGCTTGAAAGTATCCTTAAGTATACTGAAGGATTGGAAGCCCAGAGAAAATTTATTTTGTCCTTAAGAGAAAAAGCAGATATAAAATACCCTGATCCTTCTCTTGCTCCCTTGCCACCATCTCAGGACAAAAAAGCAGAAAGTGAAGAAGAAAAATTAACCAAAGAGTCTACACCAGTTAAGGATAGTATAGAGAAAAGCTCAACAGAAACTAAAAGTGAAGAAACCGAGAGGAAAACTCCTAAAGAAAACCAAAATAAACAATAA
- a CDS encoding TIGR00282 family metallophosphoesterase, producing the protein MQNSIFKVLFIGDIVGSPGRKAVKEMLPSLREELKPDLVIANGENSAGGFGLTRNVVEEILSAGVDVITTGNHVWDKKEGVELLQKEEYPLLRPYNYPVRAPGRGYIKLDRVVVVNLQGRIFMPPSNCPFEKMEEILLKVGEERNVIIVDFHAEATSEKLAFAYYFDGKVTAIIGTHTHVPTADERILPGGTAYITDVGMTGPIDSIIGMTPEKVLRRFLTGIPEKLEVAEGKVSLQGVFIEVDLGSLRSVSIQRIDRVLT; encoded by the coding sequence ATGCAAAATAGCATCTTTAAAGTACTCTTTATAGGGGATATTGTAGGAAGCCCTGGTCGAAAGGCTGTAAAAGAGATGCTTCCTTCTCTAAGAGAGGAGCTTAAGCCTGATTTGGTTATAGCTAATGGAGAGAATAGTGCTGGAGGGTTTGGTTTGACACGGAATGTAGTCGAAGAGATCCTATCTGCTGGCGTTGATGTGATTACTACAGGAAACCATGTTTGGGATAAGAAGGAGGGGGTTGAACTCCTTCAAAAGGAGGAATACCCTCTCCTTAGACCTTATAACTATCCTGTCAGGGCACCGGGCAGAGGTTATATTAAGCTCGACAGAGTAGTCGTGGTAAATTTACAGGGAAGAATATTTATGCCTCCTTCGAATTGTCCTTTTGAGAAAATGGAAGAAATATTGCTAAAAGTTGGGGAAGAAAGGAATGTCATAATCGTTGATTTTCATGCTGAGGCCACTTCAGAAAAGCTTGCTTTTGCATATTACTTTGATGGTAAGGTAACAGCTATCATTGGGACGCATACTCATGTTCCAACAGCGGATGAAAGGATATTGCCTGGGGGGACCGCTTATATAACTGATGTTGGTATGACTGGACCTATTGACTCAATAATTGGCATGACGCCGGAAAAGGTTTTAAGGAGATTTTTAACTGGTATTCCAGAAAAGCTAGAAGTTGCTGAAGGAAAAGTTTCTCTTCAAGGAGTGTTTATAGAGGTTGACCTTGGTTCTCTTAGGTCAGTTTCGATTCAGAGGATTGATAGAGTGCTTACTTAA
- the rny gene encoding ribonuclease Y — translation MITIGFSYLINILMALAGGIAFGYWFRKHVAEKKIKAAEDIAKDILARAEKEGEALKREKVSEAREEIQRLRSDWEREYREKRSELQRFEKRLLQKEELLERRGEVIARKEEDLKQREREIEELRKEAERLVSEQKTTLEKIAGLTSEEAKNLLLEEARKEIEGYVGLMIKEMEAQAKREAERKAREIISLAIQRCAVDHVVEATVSVVPLPNDDMKGRIIGREGRNIRTFETITGADLIVDDTPEAVIVSCHNPIRREIARRTLEKLIADGRIHPARIEEMYEKALRELEDDIREAGEDAVFQAKVGKMHSELVRLLGMLKYRTSYGQNILTHSLEVAHLAGVMAAELGEDVLLAKRAGLLHDIGKAVDTDVEGTHSQIGAELARKYGESQEVIHAIEAHHSEVEPQSVIAVLVQAADAISASRPGARRESFEEYIKRLENLERIASSFNGIEKAYAIQAGREVRVIVKPEIVDDAVSAKLAYEIARKIEGELKYPGQIKVTVIREMRSVDYAK, via the coding sequence GTGATTACCATCGGGTTCTCGTATCTTATAAACATCCTGATGGCTTTAGCAGGAGGTATTGCTTTTGGTTATTGGTTTAGAAAGCATGTTGCTGAGAAGAAAATCAAAGCTGCTGAAGATATAGCTAAAGATATTTTAGCAAGGGCAGAAAAGGAAGGAGAAGCGCTTAAGAGGGAAAAGGTAAGTGAGGCGCGAGAGGAAATACAAAGGCTTAGAAGTGACTGGGAAAGAGAGTATAGAGAGAAAAGGTCTGAACTTCAGAGATTTGAGAAGAGGCTTTTGCAGAAAGAAGAGCTTCTTGAAAGAAGGGGTGAAGTAATAGCTCGCAAGGAGGAAGACCTTAAGCAGAGAGAAAGGGAGATAGAAGAGCTTAGAAAGGAAGCTGAGAGATTGGTGAGTGAGCAGAAAACTACTTTGGAGAAGATCGCTGGGTTAACTTCGGAAGAAGCTAAGAACTTACTTCTTGAGGAGGCCAGAAAGGAAATCGAGGGATATGTAGGTTTAATGATAAAAGAGATGGAGGCCCAAGCTAAGCGAGAGGCAGAGCGAAAAGCAAGAGAGATTATTTCACTCGCCATTCAGAGGTGTGCTGTAGATCATGTGGTTGAAGCCACTGTTTCTGTTGTACCTCTTCCAAATGATGACATGAAAGGGAGGATAATTGGTAGGGAAGGTAGAAACATAAGAACTTTTGAGACTATAACTGGGGCGGATCTTATAGTGGACGATACTCCTGAAGCAGTAATAGTTTCTTGTCATAATCCTATAAGGCGTGAGATAGCAAGGAGAACTCTTGAAAAACTGATAGCTGATGGGAGAATTCACCCAGCACGTATAGAAGAAATGTATGAAAAGGCTTTAAGGGAATTGGAAGATGATATAAGAGAAGCAGGAGAGGATGCTGTGTTTCAGGCCAAGGTTGGGAAAATGCATTCTGAGCTCGTTAGACTTTTAGGGATGCTCAAATATAGAACTAGCTATGGTCAAAATATATTGACTCACTCTCTTGAAGTTGCACATCTTGCTGGTGTTATGGCTGCTGAGCTAGGTGAGGATGTGCTTTTGGCTAAGAGAGCTGGTTTGTTGCATGATATCGGTAAAGCCGTTGATACAGATGTAGAAGGAACTCATTCCCAGATAGGAGCGGAGCTTGCTAGGAAATATGGAGAGTCTCAAGAGGTGATTCATGCTATAGAAGCTCACCATAGTGAAGTAGAGCCCCAAAGCGTTATTGCTGTTTTAGTTCAAGCTGCTGATGCTATTTCTGCATCAAGGCCTGGTGCAAGAAGGGAAAGCTTTGAGGAGTATATAAAGAGACTTGAGAATCTTGAGAGAATAGCTTCTTCTTTTAATGGAATTGAAAAGGCCTATGCTATTCAAGCTGGTAGGGAAGTAAGGGTAATAGTTAAACCTGAAATTGTAGATGATGCCGTTTCTGCAAAGCTTGCTTATGAAATAGCACGTAAAATAGAAGGCGAGCTTAAATATCCTGGACAGATAAAGGTCACTGTAATAAGGGAGATGAGGAGTGTAGATTATGCAAAATAG